Proteins found in one Pseudochaenichthys georgianus chromosome 13, fPseGeo1.2, whole genome shotgun sequence genomic segment:
- the zbtb44 gene encoding zinc finger and BTB domain-containing protein 44 isoform X3, with protein MGVKTFTHSSTSHSQEMLEKLNALRNQGHLCDVTIRVQDKLFLAHKVVLVCCSEFFRSKLVGRPEEEDKFVLDLHHVTVSGFAPLLEYAYTSTLSISTENIIDVLAAASYMQMFAVASTCSEFMKSSILWTASNNSNNNNIMADKPHESAPESASSNCALTPLDGSVSPVSSDCSVMERNVPICRESRRKRKSFVTMASPESPLKCTTQMVNTSPQIPNPSLSFSDSTAQPVESSLAFPWTFPFGIDRRFHSDKSKLPESPRCLDQGTAETSGVVVGRRLSDFLTCESSKVVSSPMPAEDVNVRVKVERLSDEEVQEASSQAVSASQSSLSDQQTVPGSEQVQEELLISPQSSSIGSMDEGVSEGLPLMQGTSNPGGHAEDDERYRDLFQLAARLEGIQYPYHLYISPSARSGTNGPDRPFQCPTCGVRFTRIQNLKQHMLIHSGIKPFQCDRCGKKFTRAYSLKMHRLKHEVISSCPTT; from the exons ATGGGGGTGAAAACCTTCACCCACAGCTCCACCTCCCACAGCCAGGAGATGCTTGAGAAGCTCAATGCTCTACGCAACCAAGGTCACTTATGTGATGTCACCATTCGGGTCCAAGACAAGCTCTTCTTGGCCCACAAAGTGGTCCTCGTCTGCTGCAGTGAATTCTTCCGCTCAAAACTGGTGGGCCGGCCCGAGGAGGAGGACAAGTTTGTTTTGGATCTTCATCACGTGACCGTCAGTGGCTTCGCTCCTCTGTTGGAATATGCATACACGTCTACGCTCTCTATTAGCACAGAGAATATCATCGACGTCTTGGCAGCTGCGAGTTACATGCAGATGTTCGCCGTTGCAAGCACATGTTCAGAGTTCATGAAGTCTAGCATTCTGTGGACGGCGAGTAACAACAGTAATAATAACAACATTATGGCAGATAAACCGCACGAATCGGCACCGGAGAGCGCCTCATCGAACTGTGCGCTCACGCCACTGGACGGCAGTGTGTCGCCTGTTTCGTCCGACTGCAGCGTGATGGAGAGAAACGTTCCTATATGCCGCGAATCGCGACGGAAACGTAAAAGCTTTGTGACAATGGCATCGCCTGAGAGTCCGCTCAAATGCACTACGCAGATGGTCAACACCTCCCCTCAGATCCCCAACCCTTCCCTGTCATTCTCAGACAGCACTGCGCAGCCTGTGGAGTCCTCTCTGGCCTTCCCATGGACTTTCCCCTTCGGTATCGACCGCAGGTTCCACTCGGACAAATCAAAGCTCCCCGAGAGCCCTCGTTGTTTGGATCAGGGCACCGCGGAGACGTCAGGGGTGGTGGTTGGCCGGCGGCTCAGCGACTTCCTCACGTGTGAAAGCTCCAAGGTGGTGTCGTCACCAATGCCGGCAGAGGATGTAAATGTGAGGGTGAAAGTGGAGCGACTCAGTGATGAAGAGGTCCAAGAAGCGTCTTCGCAGGCGGTCAGCGCCTCCCAGAGCTCGCTGAGTGACCAGCAGACGGTGCCAGGGAGTGAACAGGTCCAGGAGGAGCTCCTCATCAGTCCACAGTCTTCTTCTATAG GGTCGATGGATGAGGGAGTGTCTGAAGGCTTGCCGTTGATGCAGGGCACCTCTAACCCTGGAGGACACGCAGAAGACGATGAAAGGTATCGTGATTTGTTCCAACTTGCAGCCAG GTTAGAGGGTATTCAGTATCCGTACCACCTTTACATCAGCCCCTCTGCCAGGTCAGGCACCAACGGCCCCGACAGGCCCTTCCAATGTCCCACCTGCGGCGTCAGATTCACACGCATCCAAAACCTGAAGCAGCATATGCTCATACACTCAG GCATTAAGCCTTTCCAGTGTGACCGCTGTGGGAAAAAGTTCACACGGGCCTACTCCCTAAAGATGCATCGGCTGAAGCACGAAG